One segment of Theobroma cacao cultivar B97-61/B2 chromosome 9, Criollo_cocoa_genome_V2, whole genome shotgun sequence DNA contains the following:
- the LOC18588192 gene encoding uncharacterized protein LOC18588192 isoform X1 — protein MLCLKAEALDEDHHPQSPITNSTNENENCNGGNNGGFILPINWASSINRYLQWKSGKVWSRSFSAGDDPCNSCSELQDTKPQERSGQGKSQQMCHYKYQLEQDVKKLQQQLQEETDLHLALASAVEHSGSPSSNSPSKLPDKVQELLDSIAVLEITVSKLEQEFVSLQYQLSQERNERRLAEYRFKHLPCAAPSVFDSSLAYLTEPIARHCNEEEAEENMDDMPLPQAVIDKDHFVENLWHHPNQLSEEMVLRMRDIFIFLADSSKLSSAQYLVSQASPHCHLANFLESFSDSSIATSLVKSPSGGGAYDPYGVSSKVDWTSCIGAYSAAVEVSWLSVGKKELEYAAMALERFRLLVEQLARVNPSQMSCSEKLAFWVNLYNALIMHAYLAYGVPRNDIKLFSLMQKAAYIVGGLSVSAADIECTILKMNPAAYRPQIAGFLALHKFKASDEQQKYSIDHPEPLLYFALSCGLHSSPAVRIFKPGNVNELLKRSLKDYIQASVGVSNKGKLLVPKLLHSFAKGVVEDSLLPDWICKFLSPQQASMVRDCLSRNKWRILGARSFSVLPFDSRFRFLFLLDNRNSFTSPPNS, from the exons ATGCTTTGTCTAAAGGCAGAAGCTTTGGATGAAGACCACCATCCTCAAAGTCCTATTACTAACAGCACCAATGAGAATGAAAATTGCAATGGTGGTAATAATGGGGGTTTTATTTTACCAATCAACTG GGCAAGCTCTATTAATAGATATTTGCAATGGAAAAGTGGCAAGGTTTGGAGCAGGTCATTTTCAGCTGGTGACGACCCTTGTAACTCTTGTTCTGAGTTGCAG GATACTAAGCCCCAGGAAAGGAGTGGACAAGGGAAAAGTCAGCAGATGTGCCATTATAAGTACCAGCTTGAACAAGAT GTTAAAAAGTTGCAGCAGCAGTTGCAGGAAGAGACTGATTTGCACTTAGCTCTGGCAAGTGCCGTCGAACACTCTGGTTCACCTTCTTCTAATTCTCCCAGCAAGCTTCCAGATAAG GTGCAGGAGCTTTTAGATAGCATAGCTGTTCTAGAGATTACAGTATCAAAGCTTGAGCAAGAATTTGTTTCTTTACAATATCAGCTTAGTCAGGAGAGGAATGAGCGACGTCTTGCTGAGTACCGTTTTAAACATTTGCCATGTGCCGCACCATCTGTTTTTGATAGCTCTCTGGCTTACTTAACAGAACCA ATTGCAAGACATTGTAATGAAGAGGAAGCAGAAGAAAATATGGATGACATGCCTCTACCACAGGCTGTTATTGATAAAGATCATTTTGTGGAGAACCTTTGGCATCATCCCAATCAGCTATCTGAAGAAATGGTCCTGCGTATGAGAGATATTTTCATCTTCTTAGCAGATTCATCCAAGCTTTCTTCTGCCCAGTATTTGGTGTCACAAGCTTCGCCTCATTGCCACCTTGCCAACTTTTTGGAATCTTTCTCAGACTCGTCCATTGCAACTTCCTTAGTAAAAAGTCCCTCCGGAGGTGGTGCATATGATCCATATGGAGTCTCTAGCAAAGTGGACTGGACAAGTTGTATTGGGGCCTACAGCGCAGCAGTTGAAGTTTCATGGTTGTCTGTTGGGAAGAAAGAGCTTGAATATGCCGCTATGGCTCTAGAAAGATTCAG ATTACTTGTTGAGCAGTTGGCGAGAGTGAATCCATCTCAAATGAGTTGCAGTGAGAAGCTGGCATTTTGGGTTAACTTGTATAATGCTTTGATCATGCAT GCATATTTAGCATATGGAGTTCCAAGAAACGATATCAAACTATTTTCCTTGATGCAGAAG GCTGCCTATATTGTTGGAGGACTTTCAGTGAGTGCAGCAGACATAGAATGCACCATTTTAAAGATGAATCCTGCTGCTTATCGTCCACAAATT GCTGGATTTCTTGCACTTCATAAATTCAAGGCATCTGATGAGCAGCAGAAATATTCAATTGATCATCCTGAGCCTCTTCTATATTTTGCTTTAAGTTGTGGGTTGCATTCTTCACCTGCG GTGAGGATTTTCAAGCCTGGAAATGTGAATGAGTTGCTAAAAAGGTCACTGAAGGATTACATTCAGGCATCTGTTGGTGTAAGTAACAAAGGGAAACTATTGGTGCCTAAATTGTTGCATTCGTTTGCCAAAGGAGTTGTTGAAGACTCACTGTTACCCGATTGGATTTGTAAATTCTTATCACCACAGCAAGCCTCCATGGTTAGAGATTGTTTATCACGTAATAAGTGGAGGATCCTTGGCGCTCGAAGCTTCTCTGTTCTACCTTTTGATTCAAGGTTTCGCTTTCTCTTCCTATTGGATAATAGGAACTCCTTTACCTCACCACCCAACTCGTAA
- the LOC18588192 gene encoding uncharacterized protein LOC18588192 isoform X2 — MLMPHATTWIIQVKKLQQQLQEETDLHLALASAVEHSGSPSSNSPSKLPDKVQELLDSIAVLEITVSKLEQEFVSLQYQLSQERNERRLAEYRFKHLPCAAPSVFDSSLAYLTEPIARHCNEEEAEENMDDMPLPQAVIDKDHFVENLWHHPNQLSEEMVLRMRDIFIFLADSSKLSSAQYLVSQASPHCHLANFLESFSDSSIATSLVKSPSGGGAYDPYGVSSKVDWTSCIGAYSAAVEVSWLSVGKKELEYAAMALERFRLLVEQLARVNPSQMSCSEKLAFWVNLYNALIMHAYLAYGVPRNDIKLFSLMQKAAYIVGGLSVSAADIECTILKMNPAAYRPQIAGFLALHKFKASDEQQKYSIDHPEPLLYFALSCGLHSSPAVRIFKPGNVNELLKRSLKDYIQASVGVSNKGKLLVPKLLHSFAKGVVEDSLLPDWICKFLSPQQASMVRDCLSRNKWRILGARSFSVLPFDSRFRFLFLLDNRNSFTSPPNS; from the exons ATGCTCATGCCACATGCTACCACTTGGATAATACAGGTTAAAAAGTTGCAGCAGCAGTTGCAGGAAGAGACTGATTTGCACTTAGCTCTGGCAAGTGCCGTCGAACACTCTGGTTCACCTTCTTCTAATTCTCCCAGCAAGCTTCCAGATAAG GTGCAGGAGCTTTTAGATAGCATAGCTGTTCTAGAGATTACAGTATCAAAGCTTGAGCAAGAATTTGTTTCTTTACAATATCAGCTTAGTCAGGAGAGGAATGAGCGACGTCTTGCTGAGTACCGTTTTAAACATTTGCCATGTGCCGCACCATCTGTTTTTGATAGCTCTCTGGCTTACTTAACAGAACCA ATTGCAAGACATTGTAATGAAGAGGAAGCAGAAGAAAATATGGATGACATGCCTCTACCACAGGCTGTTATTGATAAAGATCATTTTGTGGAGAACCTTTGGCATCATCCCAATCAGCTATCTGAAGAAATGGTCCTGCGTATGAGAGATATTTTCATCTTCTTAGCAGATTCATCCAAGCTTTCTTCTGCCCAGTATTTGGTGTCACAAGCTTCGCCTCATTGCCACCTTGCCAACTTTTTGGAATCTTTCTCAGACTCGTCCATTGCAACTTCCTTAGTAAAAAGTCCCTCCGGAGGTGGTGCATATGATCCATATGGAGTCTCTAGCAAAGTGGACTGGACAAGTTGTATTGGGGCCTACAGCGCAGCAGTTGAAGTTTCATGGTTGTCTGTTGGGAAGAAAGAGCTTGAATATGCCGCTATGGCTCTAGAAAGATTCAG ATTACTTGTTGAGCAGTTGGCGAGAGTGAATCCATCTCAAATGAGTTGCAGTGAGAAGCTGGCATTTTGGGTTAACTTGTATAATGCTTTGATCATGCAT GCATATTTAGCATATGGAGTTCCAAGAAACGATATCAAACTATTTTCCTTGATGCAGAAG GCTGCCTATATTGTTGGAGGACTTTCAGTGAGTGCAGCAGACATAGAATGCACCATTTTAAAGATGAATCCTGCTGCTTATCGTCCACAAATT GCTGGATTTCTTGCACTTCATAAATTCAAGGCATCTGATGAGCAGCAGAAATATTCAATTGATCATCCTGAGCCTCTTCTATATTTTGCTTTAAGTTGTGGGTTGCATTCTTCACCTGCG GTGAGGATTTTCAAGCCTGGAAATGTGAATGAGTTGCTAAAAAGGTCACTGAAGGATTACATTCAGGCATCTGTTGGTGTAAGTAACAAAGGGAAACTATTGGTGCCTAAATTGTTGCATTCGTTTGCCAAAGGAGTTGTTGAAGACTCACTGTTACCCGATTGGATTTGTAAATTCTTATCACCACAGCAAGCCTCCATGGTTAGAGATTGTTTATCACGTAATAAGTGGAGGATCCTTGGCGCTCGAAGCTTCTCTGTTCTACCTTTTGATTCAAGGTTTCGCTTTCTCTTCCTATTGGATAATAGGAACTCCTTTACCTCACCACCCAACTCGTAA
- the LOC18588193 gene encoding glucan endo-1,3-beta-glucosidase 5 has translation MGQIRLLWFFFLCLVGCGSLAKGVLGLACNWGLQSTHPLPPTIVVKLLKDNGFKKVKLFEADPGALKALGRSGIEVMVGIPNDMLASLASSVRNAEAWVQQNVSNYISNYGTDIRHVAVANEPFLRTYKDMFVRTTFPALQNIQAAIIKAGLGKQVKVTIPLNADVYQTDSGLPSGGNFRPDIYDLMIKIIKFLQDNGGPLTINIYPFLSLQADPNFPKEYAFFNNTASPLVDGSIVYTNVYDANFDTLISALEKNGFGQMPVIIGEVGWPTDCDPSANVNNARRFNQALLNRIIQGQGSPKRRTPPEVYLFSLIDEDNKSVLPGNFERHWGIFNYDGSIKYPLDIGNGRPIVAAKGVKYLARQWCVLSPSASISDPNVAQSVSYACQYADCTSLGYGSSCGNLDVRNNASYAFNMYYQTMNQRKDSCFFNNLSVITTVDPSQAPCRFEIMIDIGKHELARSHGKSSAARIPSLISALMLVLAFVICGVY, from the exons ATGGGTCAAATTCGTTTGTTATGGTTCTTCTTTCTATGCCTGGTTGGTTGTGGAAGCTTGGCTAAGGGTGTCTTAGGCCTGGCTTGCAACTGGGGATTGCAATCAACACACCCGCTGCCACCTACCATAGTGGTCAAGCTCCTGAAAGACAATGGATTCAAGAAAGTGAAGCTGTTTGAAGCTGATCCTGGAGCACTCAAAGCCCTTGGAAGGTCTGGTATCGAGGTTATGGTTGGAATACCAAATGACATGTTGGCATCGCTTGCAAGTAGCGTCAGAAATGCTGAGGCTTGGGTGCAACAAAATGTTTCCAACTACATATCCAATTATGGAACTGATATAAG GCACGTTGCTGTAGCCAATGAACCTTTCCTTCGGACCTACAAAGATATGTTCGTTCGTACAACATTTCCAGCCCTCCAAAATATTCAAGCAGCTATTATAAAAGCTGGGCTAGGCAAACAGGTGAAGGTAACCATACCACTGAATGCAGATGTCTACCAGACTGACAGCGGCCTACCCTCTGGCGGCAATTTTCGACCTGATATCTATGACCTgatgattaaaattatcaaattccTTCAAGACAACGGCGGCCCTCTCACCATCAACATCTACCCGTTTCTTAGTCTCCAAGCTGATCCCAATTTCCCTAAAGAATATGCCTTCTTCAACAACACTGCTAGCCCCCTTGTGGACGGTTCCATCGTTTACACCAATGTTTACGATGCCAACTTCGACACTCTCATTTCAGCACTCGAAAAGAACGGCTTCGGACAAATGCCTGTCATCATTGGAGAAGTTGGCTGGCCAACTGATTGTGACCCCAGTGCGAACGTAAACAACGCCCGCAGGTTCAACCAAGCCCTTCTCAACCGTATAATTCAAGGCCAAGGCAGCCCAAAACGCCGAACCCCTCCTGAGGTTTACTTGTTTTCACTCATTGATGAAGACAACAAGAGCGTTCTGCCTGGAAACTTTGAGAGGCATTGGGGTATTTTCAATTACGATGGAAGCATCAAATATCCATTGGATATAGGCAATGGAAGACCTATAGTCGCAGCCAAAGGCGTCAAGTATCTGGCCAGGCAATGGTGTGTATTGTCGCCGTCGGCGAGCATTTCAGACCCCAATGTGGCACAAAGCGTTAGCTATGCTTGCCAATACGCTGATTGCACGAGTCTTGGCTATGGATCCTCCTGTGGTAATCTGGATGTCAGAAACAATGCTTCTTATGCGTTTAATATGTATTATCAGACCATGAATCAAAGGAAAGATTCATGCTTTTTTAATAACTTATCTGTCATTACCACCGTGGATCCATCTCAAGCACCTTGTCGTTTCGAGATCATGATCGacattgggaaacatgaatTGGCTCGCTCCCATGGCAAATCTTCGGCTGCAAGAATCCCAAGCCTCATTTCGGCTCTGATGCTGGTGTTGGCATTTGTCATTTGTGGTGTTTATTGA
- the LOC18588194 gene encoding uncharacterized protein LOC18588194 has protein sequence MLKKQSSGVRFLFNQISSFNRDGKVRFMAILARNDLFSKQLHTLPSDQRRCFQFLGKLDSLENHNVGRGFKFNRPAAGFNLTLKSCFQDSPGTWDQKARAFAPQLARHLEIISDNEPPKMAKSTTDTGGACQRGKPLDFNDKPLPEKIAVAVDVDEVLGNFVSALNRFIADRYSLNRSVSEYHVYEFFKIWNCSRDEADIRVHEFFKTPYFKKGIHPIPGAQAALHKLSRLCNLSVVTSRQNVIKEHTIEWLERHFPGLFREIHFGNHFALDGESRPKSEICRLLGAKILIDDNPRYAVECAQVGIRVLLFDYENSYPWSKTESIDQHPLVTRVHNWEEVEQQIVSWILSSSIL, from the exons ATGTTAAAGAAGCAAAGCAGCGGTGTTCGTTTCTTGTTCAATCAAATCTCTAGTTTTAACCGTGACGGAAAAGTTCGGTTCATGGCGATTTTAGCACGTAACGATTTGTTTTCAAAGCAACTCCACACGTTGCCGAGCGACCAACGCCGTTGCTTCCAGTTCCTCGGCAAACTTGATTCCCTTGAAAATCACAATGTCGGCCGCGGTTTCAAGTTTAACAGACCCGCCGCTGGCTTCAATTTGACTCTCAAAAGTTGTTTCCAGGATTCGCCTGGAACCTGGGATCAGAAGGCACGCGCCTTTGCTCCCCAGTTGGCGCGTCATTTAGAAATTATTAGCGATAATGAACCCCCCAAAATGGCGAAATCGACGACTGATACTGGTGGCGCGTGTCAAAGAGGGAAGCCTCTTGACTTTAATGACAAGCCTTTGCCTGAAAAGATTGCGGTCGCAGTCGATGTCGACGAAG TACTAGGAAACTTTGTGTCGGCTTTGAACAGATTTATAGCGGATCGTTATTCGTTGAATCGTTCAGTTTCAGAGTACCATGTTTACGAGTTTTTCAag ATATGGAACTGTTCTCGTGATGAAG CTGATATCCGTGTCCATGAGTTCTTCAAGACACCATATTTCAAGAAAGGTATTCACCCCATCCCAGGTGCTCAGGCGGCACTTCATAAGTTATCAAGACTTTGTAACCTGTCAGTTGTAAC TTCTCGGCAGAATGTGATTAAGGAGCATACAATTGAGTGGTTAGAGAGGCACTTTCCTGGACTTTTCCGGGAGATTCACTTTGGCAACCATTTTGCTCTTGATGGCGAGTCTAGACCTAAGTCAGAAATATGTCG GCTGTTAGGAGCCAAGATTCTGATTGATGATAACCCAAGATATGCTGTTGAGTGTGCCCAAGTTGGAATCAGAGTTCTGCTTTTTGATTATGAGAACTCATATCCTTGGTCTAAGACAGAGTCAATTGATCAGCATCCTTTGGTGACTAGAGTACATAATTGGGAAGAAGTGGAGCAACAGATAGTGTCTTGGATTCTTAGTTCTTCTATTCTGTAA
- the LOC18588195 gene encoding alpha-aminoadipic semialdehyde synthase isoform X4, translating into MIRVGADDRDVLDQIIDSLTSIANPSENHGIVSQEMNKIFLKVGKLQETGVKKEFDTKKRTSVLILGAGRVCQPAAELLASIGSSSSRQWYKACLETDFEEQHDVHVIVASLYLKDAEEIIQGIPNATAVELDVTDHRTLCEYISQVEVVVSLLPSSCHVVVANVCIELKKHLVTASYVDNSMSMLDEKAKSAGITILGEMGLDPGIDHMMAMKMINQAHVRKGKIKSFTSYCGGLPSPAAANNPLAYKFSWNPAGAIRAGRNPATYKSQDETVHVNGDDLYDSAVRFRIPELPAFALECLPNRNSLTYGEMYGIGHEASTIFRGTLRYEGFSEIMGTLVRIGLFDAEAHPLLEHGSRPTFRAFLCELLEINTEAMGEALVGEKEITERIVKLGHCKERRTAIQAAKTIMFLGLHEQTEIPVSCQSAFAVTCHRMEERLAYSSTEQDMVLLHHEVEVDYPASQQTEHHTATLLEFGKAKNGKMISAMALTVGVPVAVGALLLLVNKITTRGVLRPIDPEVYVPALDILQAYGIKLTEKTE; encoded by the exons ATGATAAGG GTTGGTGCAGATGATAGGGACGTTCTGGATCAGATTATTGATTCTTTAACTTCTATTGCTAACCCAAGTGAAAATCATGGGATCGTAAGTCAAGAAATGAATAAGATTTTCCTGAAGGTTGGTAAGCTCCAGGAGACTGGGGTCAAGAAGGAGTTCGACACAAAAAAGAGGACATCAGTTCTTATCCTTGGTGCAGGCCGGGTCTGTCAACCAGCTGCTGAGCTGTTGGCATCAATTGGAAGCAGCTCATCCCGCCAATGGTATAAAGCATGCCTCGAAACTGATTTTGAAGAGCAGCACGATGTCCATGTTATTGTTGCATCTCTCTACCTTAAGGATGCAGAAGAG ATAATTCAAGGTATTCCAAATGCAACGGCAGTTGAGCTTGATGTGACAGATCATAGAACTCTCTGCGAGTATATTTCGCAG GTTGAGGTCGTTGTGAGTTTGTTGCCTTCTAGTTGCCACGTTGTTGTGGCAAATGTGTGCATTGAG CTTAAGAAACATCTGGTCACTGCAAGTTATGTTGACAATTCCATGTCAATGCTGGATGAGAAGGCCAAGAGTGCAGGTATTACAATTCTTGGTGAAATGGGCTTGGACCCTGGAATCG ATCATATGATGGCAATGAAGATGATCAACCAAGCGCATGTcagaaagggaaaaataaaatctttcacTTCATACTGTGGAGGGCTCCCATCACCAGCAGCTGCAAATAATCCATTAGCATATAAATTCAG TTGGAACCCTGCAGGAGCTATACGAGCTGGGAGAAATCCTGCAACCTACAAATCTCAAGATGAAACTGTACATGTAAACG GGGATGACCTCTACGATTCAGCCGTAAGATTCCGCATACCTGAGCTTCCAGCTTTTGCATTGGAGTGTCTTCCTAACCGTAACTCATTAACATATGGGGAGATGTATGGAATAGGACATGAAGCATCGACCATATTCCGTGGAACTCTCCGCTATGAAG GTTTTAGTGAGATAATGGGGACACTAGTGAGAATTGGTCTATTCGATGCCGAAGCTCATCCACTTCTTGAACATGGAAGTCGACCCACATTTAGAGCTTTCCTCTGTGAACTTCTAGAGATTAATACTGAAGCTATGGGTGAAGCTCTAGTTGGAGAGAAGGAGATAACTGAAAGGATTGTAAAGCTCGGACACTGCAAGGAGCGAAGAACAGCAATACAGGCTGCCAAAACTATAAT GTTTTTGGGACTACACGAGCAGACAGAAATTCCTGTTTCCTGCCAAAGTGCGTTTGCTGTAACCTGTCATCGAATGGAAGAAAGGCTAGCGTATTCTAGCACAGAACAG GATATGGTTTTGTTGCATCATGAAGTGGAAGTAGATTACCCGGCTAGCCAACAAACAGAGCACCATACGGCCACTTTATTGGAATTTGGGAAGGCTAAGAATGGGAAAATGATCTCTGCTATGGCTCTTACTGTCGGTGTTCCTGTCGCAGTTGGAGCTCTG CTTTTACTTGTAAACAAGATCACAACACGAGGTGTTTTGAGGCCTATCGATCCTGAAGTTTACGTACCAG CTTTGGATATCCTTCAAGCCTATGGCATCAAATTGACGGAGAAAACCGAGTGA
- the LOC18588195 gene encoding alpha-aminoadipic semialdehyde synthase isoform X5 codes for MNKIFLKVGKLQETGVKKEFDTKKRTSVLILGAGRVCQPAAELLASIGSSSSRQWYKACLETDFEEQHDVHVIVASLYLKDAEEIIQGIPNATAVELDVTDHRTLCEYISQVEVVVSLLPSSCHVVVANVCIELKKHLVTASYVDNSMSMLDEKAKSAGITILGEMGLDPGIDHMMAMKMINQAHVRKGKIKSFTSYCGGLPSPAAANNPLAYKFSWNPAGAIRAGRNPATYKSQDETVHVNGDDLYDSAVRFRIPELPAFALECLPNRNSLTYGEMYGIGHEASTIFRGTLRYEGFSEIMGTLVRIGLFDAEAHPLLEHGSRPTFRAFLCELLEINTEAMGEALVGEKEITERIVKLGHCKERRTAIQAAKTIMFLGLHEQTEIPVSCQSAFAVTCHRMEERLAYSSTEQDMVLLHHEVEVDYPASQQTEHHTATLLEFGKAKNGKMISAMALTVGVPVAVGALLLLVNKITTRGVLRPIDPEVYVPALDILQAYGIKLTEKTE; via the exons ATGAATAAGATTTTCCTGAAGGTTGGTAAGCTCCAGGAGACTGGGGTCAAGAAGGAGTTCGACACAAAAAAGAGGACATCAGTTCTTATCCTTGGTGCAGGCCGGGTCTGTCAACCAGCTGCTGAGCTGTTGGCATCAATTGGAAGCAGCTCATCCCGCCAATGGTATAAAGCATGCCTCGAAACTGATTTTGAAGAGCAGCACGATGTCCATGTTATTGTTGCATCTCTCTACCTTAAGGATGCAGAAGAG ATAATTCAAGGTATTCCAAATGCAACGGCAGTTGAGCTTGATGTGACAGATCATAGAACTCTCTGCGAGTATATTTCGCAG GTTGAGGTCGTTGTGAGTTTGTTGCCTTCTAGTTGCCACGTTGTTGTGGCAAATGTGTGCATTGAG CTTAAGAAACATCTGGTCACTGCAAGTTATGTTGACAATTCCATGTCAATGCTGGATGAGAAGGCCAAGAGTGCAGGTATTACAATTCTTGGTGAAATGGGCTTGGACCCTGGAATCG ATCATATGATGGCAATGAAGATGATCAACCAAGCGCATGTcagaaagggaaaaataaaatctttcacTTCATACTGTGGAGGGCTCCCATCACCAGCAGCTGCAAATAATCCATTAGCATATAAATTCAG TTGGAACCCTGCAGGAGCTATACGAGCTGGGAGAAATCCTGCAACCTACAAATCTCAAGATGAAACTGTACATGTAAACG GGGATGACCTCTACGATTCAGCCGTAAGATTCCGCATACCTGAGCTTCCAGCTTTTGCATTGGAGTGTCTTCCTAACCGTAACTCATTAACATATGGGGAGATGTATGGAATAGGACATGAAGCATCGACCATATTCCGTGGAACTCTCCGCTATGAAG GTTTTAGTGAGATAATGGGGACACTAGTGAGAATTGGTCTATTCGATGCCGAAGCTCATCCACTTCTTGAACATGGAAGTCGACCCACATTTAGAGCTTTCCTCTGTGAACTTCTAGAGATTAATACTGAAGCTATGGGTGAAGCTCTAGTTGGAGAGAAGGAGATAACTGAAAGGATTGTAAAGCTCGGACACTGCAAGGAGCGAAGAACAGCAATACAGGCTGCCAAAACTATAAT GTTTTTGGGACTACACGAGCAGACAGAAATTCCTGTTTCCTGCCAAAGTGCGTTTGCTGTAACCTGTCATCGAATGGAAGAAAGGCTAGCGTATTCTAGCACAGAACAG GATATGGTTTTGTTGCATCATGAAGTGGAAGTAGATTACCCGGCTAGCCAACAAACAGAGCACCATACGGCCACTTTATTGGAATTTGGGAAGGCTAAGAATGGGAAAATGATCTCTGCTATGGCTCTTACTGTCGGTGTTCCTGTCGCAGTTGGAGCTCTG CTTTTACTTGTAAACAAGATCACAACACGAGGTGTTTTGAGGCCTATCGATCCTGAAGTTTACGTACCAG CTTTGGATATCCTTCAAGCCTATGGCATCAAATTGACGGAGAAAACCGAGTGA